A stretch of DNA from Chloroflexota bacterium:
GGTTGAAACCCCCGTCTACAGGCATGCAGTCGCTTCGCGACGGCCGTCGGGAACGGCAGGCACTCGTGCGACTGGAGCGTCGCGCAGCGACTGCAGGATGGTAGGCGGGGCTTTCAAGCCCCGACGAGGCGGCACCCCTCAGGGCGATGGCATGTTGATTGGTGTCCCCGAAGCATCATGGAACGGGCGGTCGGGGACTGAAGTCCCCGCCTACCGTCATGCCGTCGCTGCGCGACGGCCGTCGGGAACGGCAGGCACTCGTGCGACTGGAGCGTCGCGCAGCGACTGCAGGATGGTAGGCGGGGCTTTCAAGCCCCGTCGAGGCGGCACGACGACATCAACATGCAATCGTCCTGGTCCCCTCTGACAACTGACGACCCGTCTACAGCCGGCCCACGAACCGGCCCGGGTTCAGTGTTCCCTTCGGGTCCAGGTTCTCTTTGAGCGAGCGCATCACCGGGAAGCCGCTGCCGGCATCCCCCCATGGATCGATGCCCGCCTCGCCCTGGAGCGCCGCCAGCGGGCAGGCTTCCAGCACGAGGCTGCCGCCCTCGCCGCGCGCAAAGCCGCGCAGGCGCGTCACCAACGCCGCGAGGTTCGCCAGGGCCCCTGTCGTCCAGGTGTCGGGCTGGAGGCGCAGGTACACGACGCCACTGCCGGCGTGCGCGCCCGTCTGAGGCATGAAGCCGGCCTCCTGGGCGGCCGTGTGGGCCGTCGCCAGGGCCACCGTGCCGCGGGCGGGCGGCACGGCCAGCTTCAGCAGCGCCAGATCCGCTGCTGACGGGTCCGAATAGCTCCGCAGGGCGGCCCAGACGCTGGTGAGGGTCTCGCCTTCGCGGATCGATTGCACCCCCGTGGCCTGGTCGCAGAGGGCCTGGATGTCCCGCAACTGGCGCTGGATCGCCTTCTCGAAGCCCTGCGCCGAGACCACCAGTACGACGCCGTCGCCGTCCACGGCAAGGCCGTCCGGCAGGCTCGCGGCAGCGCCCGCGTCCAGCACCTCGATGGCGGCCGGCCCGAGCGGCGAGCGCATCAGCGCGGCGATGGGCTTCGCGGCATCGGCAGCGGTCTTGAACGCGGCGACGACCATCCCCTCGTTGGCGGGCAGGGGGTGCAGCTTGAAGCTCAGTTCGACGATCACGCCGACGGTGCCGAGCGAGCCGACGTACAGCTTGTTCAGGTCGTAGCCGGCCACGTTCTTGACGACGCGCCCGCCGGCCTTGCTGACGATGCCGTCGGCGTTGACGACCCGCGTGCCGATGACGATGTCGCGGGCCGTGCCGTACATCAGCCGCA
This window harbors:
- a CDS encoding FAD-binding oxidoreductase → MSETESGSAGPSTTTGEIEAALSAADLEWRAVGADDDAFTVAGVRPAYVCAPASVDEVAATVKAASAAGRAVIPRGAGTRMSLGFPPRAADLVLQTTGLNEIVEYEPADLTVTVQAGMTLGAIQERLRAEGQMLALDPPAAETATIGGLIAANASGPLRLMYGTARDIVIGTRVVNADGIVSKAGGRVVKNVAGYDLNKLYVGSLGTVGVIVELSFKLHPLPANEGMVVAAFKTAADAAKPIAALMRSPLGPAAIEVLDAGAAASLPDGLAVDGDGVVLVVSAQGFEKAIQRQLRDIQALCDQATGVQSIREGETLTSVWAALRSYSDPSAADLALLKLAVPPARGTVALATAHTAAQEAGFMPQTGAHAGSGVVYLRLQPDTWTTGALANLAALVTRLRGFARGEGGSLVLEACPLAALQGEAGIDPWGDAGSGFPVMRSLKENLDPKGTLNPGRFVGRL